In the genome of Microbacterium saperdae, one region contains:
- a CDS encoding SDR family oxidoreductase, producing MTLAGKTILMSGGSRGIGLAIALRAAADGANIAMLAKTDTPHPKLEGTIHTAAEQIRAAGGQALPIVGDVRDGDDITEAVLKTQGEFGGIDIVINNASVIDLSRSLDLGAKKYDLMQDVNVRGTFMLSRAAVPILKDAENPHILSLSPPLNPSPKWLGAHTGYTLAKFGMTLATLGLAAEFARDGIAANTLWPRTTIATAAVQNLLGGDKVMAASRTPDIYADAAYAVLLKPAREYTGQTLIVEDVLEADGVTDFSGYAAIPGTPDSALFPDIFLD from the coding sequence ATGACTCTGGCAGGCAAGACCATCCTGATGTCGGGCGGAAGCCGCGGCATCGGTCTCGCGATCGCGCTGCGCGCCGCGGCCGACGGCGCCAACATCGCGATGCTCGCGAAGACCGACACCCCGCATCCGAAGCTCGAGGGCACGATCCATACCGCGGCGGAGCAGATCCGTGCCGCGGGAGGACAGGCGCTGCCGATCGTGGGCGATGTGCGCGATGGCGACGACATCACCGAAGCGGTCCTGAAGACACAGGGTGAGTTCGGCGGCATCGACATCGTCATCAACAACGCCAGCGTGATCGACCTGTCCCGCTCGCTCGACCTCGGAGCGAAGAAGTACGACCTGATGCAGGACGTCAACGTACGCGGCACGTTCATGCTGTCGCGGGCTGCCGTGCCGATCCTCAAGGATGCCGAGAACCCGCACATCCTGTCGCTCTCGCCGCCGCTCAACCCCAGTCCGAAATGGCTCGGTGCGCACACCGGCTACACGCTCGCGAAGTTCGGCATGACGCTGGCCACGCTCGGCCTCGCGGCGGAGTTCGCGCGCGACGGCATCGCGGCGAACACGCTGTGGCCGCGCACGACGATCGCGACCGCGGCGGTGCAGAACCTGCTCGGCGGGGACAAGGTCATGGCGGCGAGCCGCACACCCGACATCTACGCGGATGCCGCCTACGCGGTGCTGCTCAAGCCGGCTCGCGAGTACACCGGGCAGACGCTGATCGTGGAAGACGTGCTCGAGGCCGACGGGGTCACCGACTTCTCGGGCTACGCCGCGATCCCCGGCACCCCGGACAGCGCGCTGTTCCCCGACATCTTCCTGGACTGA
- a CDS encoding sulfite exporter TauE/SafE family protein, translating to MIALDPWAWAALALAAVTIGISKTALPGGSILAIALFATVLPARTSTAAMLLLLIVGDVFALITYRRHAHWPTLLRLAPAVIAGLLAGFAFLALAGDGIVRRAIGVILLLMIAVTLWRRWRQNRTEAALPTPGGLVLSGVYGTLGGFTTMVANAGGPVMSMYFLATRTPVQVFLGTSAWFFAIINLIKVPFLAGLGLFEGHVLLMDAVLAPLVVVGALAGIRLARRMDQRLFDRIVIALTIMGALYLLF from the coding sequence GTGATCGCGCTCGACCCCTGGGCCTGGGCGGCGCTCGCTCTCGCCGCGGTGACGATCGGCATCTCCAAGACCGCACTGCCCGGCGGCAGCATCCTCGCGATCGCGCTGTTCGCGACCGTGCTGCCCGCGCGCACCTCCACGGCCGCGATGCTGCTGCTCCTGATCGTCGGCGACGTGTTCGCTCTCATCACCTACCGACGCCATGCGCACTGGCCGACGCTGCTGCGACTCGCCCCGGCCGTGATCGCCGGCCTGCTCGCGGGCTTCGCTTTCCTCGCGCTGGCGGGCGACGGCATCGTCCGTCGCGCGATCGGCGTGATCCTGCTGCTGATGATCGCGGTCACGCTGTGGCGGCGGTGGCGGCAGAACCGTACGGAGGCCGCACTTCCCACACCGGGAGGCCTCGTGCTCTCCGGCGTCTACGGCACCCTCGGCGGCTTCACGACCATGGTCGCGAACGCCGGAGGCCCTGTCATGTCGATGTACTTCCTCGCGACCCGCACCCCGGTGCAGGTGTTCCTGGGAACCTCTGCCTGGTTCTTCGCGATCATCAACCTGATCAAGGTGCCGTTCCTCGCCGGCCTCGGGCTCTTCGAAGGGCACGTCCTGCTGATGGACGCGGTGCTCGCTCCGCTCGTCGTGGTCGGCGCGCTCGCCGGCATCCGCCTGGCACGCCGCATGGACCAGCGCCTGTTCGACCGCATCGTGATCGCGCTGACCATCATGGGCGCGCTCTACCTGCTGTTCTGA